From the genome of Deinococcus betulae, one region includes:
- a CDS encoding SDR family oxidoreductase, which yields MANLGSSTIMLTGAGGALATAIAQELDDAGAQMVLVGRGESLARAADRFPATEVLDLDLTDPSSIDALKKVKVDTLIHTVGTFTTQDAQKATPADLRTLFDTNMTSLFHAVQGVLPHMLKQKDGLILGISAGQAARLSGPKAALYTASKAAVAAYVLSLHDELKGKGVRGMVLYPMGAIDTPTNRDAGLAWDTMIDPRGLAKSVAHALSRPDRAHITEVKVYPDA from the coding sequence ATGGCGAATCTCGGCTCCTCCACCATCATGCTGACCGGCGCGGGCGGCGCTCTTGCCACCGCCATTGCCCAGGAACTCGACGACGCCGGCGCCCAGATGGTGCTGGTGGGGCGCGGCGAGTCGCTGGCGCGCGCTGCCGACCGCTTTCCGGCCACCGAGGTGCTGGACCTTGACCTGACCGACCCCTCCAGCATTGACGCGCTGAAAAAGGTCAAGGTCGACACCCTGATTCATACGGTGGGGACATTTACCACCCAGGACGCCCAGAAGGCCACACCCGCCGACCTGCGCACCCTGTTCGACACGAACATGACCAGCCTGTTTCATGCGGTGCAGGGCGTGCTGCCTCATATGCTCAAGCAAAAAGACGGCCTAATTCTGGGAATTAGCGCCGGGCAGGCGGCCCGCCTGAGCGGCCCCAAGGCGGCGCTGTACACCGCCAGCAAAGCGGCCGTGGCGGCCTACGTGCTGAGCCTGCACGACGAACTGAAAGGCAAAGGGGTGCGCGGCATGGTGCTGTACCCCATGGGCGCCATCGATACGCCGACCAACCGTGACGCTGGCCTGGCCTGGGACACCATGATTGACCCCCGTGGCCTGGCCAAGAGCGTGGCCCACGCTCTGAGCCGCCCTGACCGGGCGCACATCACGGAGGTCAAGGTCTACCCGGATGCGTGA
- a CDS encoding M20/M25/M40 family metallo-hydrolase, with protein MTLTTPDLQAQIERGLRDLADLVALPSVSAQGRHLPETAAAVTALLEAEGFRVQAYPGQVAPVLVAEAGEGPFTLLIYNHYDVQPEDPTELWDTPPFTLTERDGRLYGRGASDDKGELISRLAGLRALKAARGGQLPLKVKWLIEGEEEVGSPSLEAFVAEHAAELKADGVWWEFGSVTPEGRPVLYAGLKGIVCLELRCRVAASDLHSSNGAVVDNPLWRLASAVAGLRDADGTVLIPGFHDEVRPASEADLAAIARLPGQGEALRDTYEVTRPLGKAADYHTRLNLKPVVNVNGFHGGYEGEGSKTVLPASGMVKLDFRLVPHQDPARVVELLRTHLDAGGFADIEIIELESHQHPSRSDLSHPFVQTAVQVAQEVYGAEPILNPSSGGSGPMHPFMAHVGAPVIALGIGNIGGRVHAPNENILRRDFETGVRFAAAFLEALGG; from the coding sequence ATGACGCTCACCACCCCGGACCTTCAGGCCCAGATTGAACGCGGGCTGCGCGACCTGGCTGACCTCGTGGCGCTGCCCAGCGTGTCGGCGCAGGGCCGTCACTTGCCCGAAACAGCCGCTGCCGTCACGGCCCTGCTGGAAGCCGAGGGCTTCCGCGTGCAGGCCTATCCTGGTCAGGTGGCCCCGGTGCTGGTCGCCGAGGCCGGTGAGGGGCCCTTTACCCTGCTGATCTACAACCACTACGACGTGCAGCCCGAAGACCCCACCGAGTTGTGGGACACGCCGCCCTTCACCCTGACCGAGCGGGACGGGCGCCTGTACGGGCGCGGCGCCAGTGACGATAAGGGCGAACTGATTTCTCGTTTGGCCGGGCTGCGGGCGCTCAAGGCCGCGCGGGGGGGGCAGCTGCCCTTAAAGGTCAAGTGGCTCATTGAAGGTGAAGAAGAGGTGGGCAGCCCCAGCTTAGAGGCGTTTGTGGCCGAGCACGCCGCCGAGCTGAAGGCGGACGGCGTGTGGTGGGAATTCGGGTCGGTGACGCCCGAGGGCCGCCCGGTGCTGTACGCCGGTCTCAAGGGCATCGTGTGCCTGGAACTGCGCTGCCGGGTGGCCGCCAGCGACCTGCACAGCAGCAATGGGGCCGTGGTGGACAATCCGCTGTGGCGCCTGGCCTCGGCGGTGGCGGGCCTGCGGGACGCCGACGGCACGGTCCTGATCCCCGGCTTCCATGACGAGGTGCGCCCGGCCAGCGAGGCCGACCTGGCCGCCATTGCCCGCCTGCCCGGTCAAGGCGAGGCCCTGCGCGACACCTACGAGGTCACGCGGCCCCTGGGCAAGGCGGCGGACTACCACACCCGCCTCAACCTCAAACCCGTAGTGAACGTGAACGGCTTTCACGGTGGCTACGAGGGCGAGGGGAGCAAGACGGTGCTGCCGGCTTCTGGCATGGTCAAGCTGGATTTCCGGCTGGTGCCGCATCAGGACCCGGCGCGGGTGGTCGAGTTGCTGCGGACCCATCTGGACGCCGGGGGCTTTGCCGACATTGAGATCATTGAACTGGAAAGCCATCAGCACCCGTCGCGCAGTGACCTCTCGCACCCCTTCGTGCAAACCGCAGTGCAGGTGGCGCAGGAGGTTTACGGGGCCGAGCCCATCCTGAACCCCAGCAGCGGCGGCAGCGGGCCGATGCATCCGTTTATGGCCCATGTGGGGGCGCCCGTTATTGCGCTGGGGATTGGGAATATTGGGGGGCGGGTACACGCGCCGAATGAAAACATTCTGCGGCGGGATTTTGAGACGGGGGTGCGGTTTGCGGCGGCGTTTTTAGAGGCATTGGGCGGTTAG
- a CDS encoding LacI family DNA-binding transcriptional regulator: MTRNVTIKDIARAADVSISTVSRTLNGSSAVAGDKRARVLAAAQELGYEPNAAAQGLVRGRSMTIGVLTQDIASPFYNEVSRGIDAGFAGSGYQPIFVNGHWEIQDESAAITALTRRQVDGLIILGGRLTDQALRDLAARFPLALVGRRVPGLEPMCLSIDNVQGAFLATTHLIQLGHRRIGHLTGVPSQRDAVDRLEGYRLALADAGLAFDPRLVFEGDFNETAGILAVEHWLGQGVGLSAIFAANDQMAYGARLGLYRRGIRVPDDISLMGFDDLPASQFTLPPLTSVHQPLFEMGQQAAGAVLHQLLTPDEPLPHPDLPLTLSVRESVRYARP, translated from the coding sequence ATGACGCGCAACGTGACCATCAAAGACATCGCCCGCGCCGCCGACGTGTCCATCAGCACGGTGTCGCGCACGCTGAACGGCTCCTCGGCCGTGGCCGGCGACAAACGGGCGCGGGTGCTGGCCGCCGCGCAGGAGCTGGGCTACGAACCCAACGCCGCCGCGCAGGGCCTGGTGCGCGGCCGCTCCATGACCATCGGCGTGCTGACCCAGGACATTGCCAGCCCCTTTTACAACGAAGTCTCACGCGGTATAGACGCCGGTTTTGCGGGGAGTGGCTACCAGCCCATCTTCGTCAATGGGCACTGGGAGATTCAGGATGAGTCGGCGGCCATCACTGCCCTGACCCGGCGGCAGGTGGACGGCCTGATTATCCTGGGGGGCCGGCTGACCGACCAGGCCCTGCGTGACCTGGCCGCCCGCTTTCCGCTGGCCCTGGTGGGCCGCCGGGTGCCGGGTCTGGAACCCATGTGCCTGAGCATCGACAACGTGCAGGGCGCCTTTCTGGCCACCACCCACCTGATTCAGCTGGGCCACCGCCGCATCGGGCACCTGACCGGCGTGCCGTCACAGCGCGACGCGGTGGACCGCCTGGAAGGCTACCGCTTGGCCCTGGCCGACGCGGGCCTGGCCTTCGACCCACGTCTGGTGTTTGAAGGTGATTTCAATGAAACGGCCGGCATTTTGGCGGTCGAACACTGGCTGGGGCAGGGCGTCGGCCTGTCGGCCATCTTCGCGGCCAATGACCAGATGGCCTACGGGGCGCGGCTGGGGCTCTACCGGCGCGGCATTCGCGTGCCGGACGACATCTCGCTGATGGGTTTTGACGACCTGCCTGCGTCCCAGTTCACCCTGCCGCCCCTGACTTCGGTGCATCAGCCCCTGTTCGAGATGGGCCAGCAGGCGGCCGGGGCCGTGCTGCATCAGCTGCTGACCCCCGACGAGCCCCTGCCTCACCCTGACCTGCCCCTCACCCTGAGCGTGCGCGAATCGGTGCGCTACGCCCGTCCTTAA